A DNA window from Amycolatopsis sp. DSM 110486 contains the following coding sequences:
- the sigK gene encoding ECF RNA polymerase sigma factor SigK, translating to MDETARPRPVAAVPVGAEQAAPTAEDLMAQVAKGDERAFELLYDQLAGPVYGLVRRIVRDSAQSEEVTQEVLVELWKTATRYSPEKGSALNWAMTLAHRRAVDRVRSARAGTEREQKATFEAARGRPFDEVAESVTARLERSQVRRCLKSLTELQRESVLLAYYQGYTYREVADVLATPQGTIKTRVRDGLIRLRDCLGVTA from the coding sequence ATGGATGAGACCGCCCGCCCGCGCCCGGTCGCGGCCGTGCCGGTGGGCGCCGAGCAGGCGGCGCCCACCGCCGAAGACCTCATGGCCCAGGTCGCCAAGGGCGACGAGCGCGCGTTCGAGCTGCTCTACGACCAGCTCGCGGGACCGGTCTACGGCCTCGTGCGGCGGATCGTGCGCGACTCGGCGCAGTCGGAGGAGGTGACGCAGGAGGTGCTCGTCGAGCTCTGGAAGACCGCCACGCGCTACTCGCCCGAGAAGGGCAGCGCGCTCAACTGGGCGATGACACTGGCACACCGCCGCGCCGTGGACCGCGTGCGGTCCGCGCGGGCCGGCACCGAACGCGAGCAGAAGGCGACGTTCGAGGCCGCGCGCGGCCGGCCGTTCGACGAGGTGGCCGAGTCGGTCACCGCCCGGCTGGAGCGCTCGCAGGTGCGCCGCTGCCTCAAGTCGCTCACGGAGCTGCAGCGCGAGTCGGTGCTCCTGGCGTACTACCAGGGCTACACCTACCGCGAGGTCGCCGACGTGCTGGCGACTCCGCAGGGGACGATCAAGACGAGGGTGCGCGACGGGCTGATCCGGCTGCGCGACTGCCTGGGGGTGACCGCGTGA